A portion of the Coturnix japonica isolate 7356 chromosome 4, Coturnix japonica 2.1, whole genome shotgun sequence genome contains these proteins:
- the NPY2R gene encoding neuropeptide Y receptor type 2: protein MGPLEALGEENQTDEVKMELFTKPYLPRYTTPLSELALDPKPELKDSTTLVEVQIILIFAYCSIILLGVIGNSLVIHVIIKFKSMRTVTNFFIANLAVADLLVNTLCLPFTLVYTLLGEWKLGPVLCHLVPYAQALAVHVSTVTLTVIALDRHRCIVYHLESKISKRISFLIIGVAWAVSALLASPLAIFREYSLIEIIPDFKIVVCSEKWPGDGQLNYGTIYSVSMLLIQYVLPLAVISYAYIRIWTKLKNHVSPGAGNDHYHQRRQKTTKMLVCVVVVFAVSWLPFHAFQLVSDIDSQVLDLKEYKLIYTVFHVIAMCSTFANPLLYGWMNNNYRTAFLTAFQCEQRLDSIHPEVSAAFKARKKLEVKKNQFPGDSFTQPTNV from the coding sequence ATGGGGCCCCTGGAAGCACTGGGTGAAGAAAACCAGACAGATGAAGTGAAGATGGAGTTGTTCACCAAGCCGTACTTGCCAAGATACACCACACCACTCAGTGAACTGGCTCTTGACCCCAAACCAGAACTGAAGGATAGCACAACACTAGTTGAGGTGCAGATAATCCTCATCTTTGCTTACTGTTCCATCATTCTGTTGGGGGTGATCGGGAACTCTCTTGTGATCCATGTGATCATCAAGTTCAAAAGCATGCGCACGGTGACTAACTTCTTCATCGCCAACCTGGCTGTGGCTGATCTGCTGGTGAATACATTGTGCTTGCCTTTCACTCTAGTTTACACACTATTGGGTGAATGGAAACTGGGCCCAGTCTTATGCCACTTGGTGCCTTATGCCCAAGCTCTTGCTGTGCATGTGTCTACTGTTACATTGACTGTGATTGCCTTGGATCGACATCGCTGTATTGTCTATCACTTGGAAAGCAAAATCTCTAAGCGTATCAGCTTCCTGATTATAGGAGTTGCATGGGCAGTCAGTGCCCTGTTGGCAAGCCCTCTGGCCATCTTCCGCGAGTACTCGCTGATTGAGATCATTCCTGACTTCAAGATTGTGGTCTGCTCTGAGAAGTGGCCAGGGGACGGGCAGCTTAACTATGGCACCATCTACAGTGTCTCCATGCTCCTGATCCAGTATGTGCTGCCTCTGGCCGTCATCTCCTATGCCTACATCCGCATTTGGACCAAGCTCAAGAACCATGTTAGTCCTGGGGCAGGGAATGACCACTACCACCAGCGGCGTCAGAAAACCACCAAGATGCTGGTTTGCGTGGTTGTTGTGTTCGCTGTCAGTTGGCTGCCATTCCATGCCTTCCAGCTAGTCAGTGATATTGACAGTCAGGTATTGGACCTGAAAGAGTATAAACTAATCTACACAGTGTTTCATGTCATTGCCATGTGCTCAACATTTGCTAACCCCCTTCTCTATGGCTGGATGAATAACAACTACAGGACGGCCTTCCTCACAGCTTTTCAGTGCGAACAGCGGCTAGACTCCATCCACCCTGAAGTGTCAGCAGCTTTCAAAGCCAGGAAGAAACTGGAAGTAAAGAAGAATCAGTTCCCTGGAGACTCTTTCACACAACCTACCAATGTCTAA